The nucleotide sequence AGCGACACGCGCCGGTGCGGACAGTATTCGTCCATGACGCCGACGCGGCCGTCGGTGTCGCGGAACACCACCAGGTCTTCGCCCAGCACGCGCGCCTGCACCGGGTCGCCGTCCGGCTCGCTGACCTCTTCGCTCAGGCACACGGGTGTCCAGTGCCTGCGCATCAATTGGCCCATGGGCGCGTCGCCGACTACCCGGCACAGCAGTTCATTTTCTTCAGTCGTCAACATAGGGGCTCCTTCATGTCGGGATAAGGCGCGCGATGGGCCGCGGCGCGCGGGTCCGGGGTGTTCCGCCCCGCGCGCCGCCCGGGGACAGGGCTAGTCGGCCTTGATCCCCGCCGCCTGGATCGCGCTTTGATAGCGTTTGGCTTCGTCATCGATCGCGGCTTCGTATTCGGCGGGCGTGCCGCCGACGGGCTCGATGCCCAGCGTGTTGAACTGTTTCACGACGGCGGCGTCCTTGACCGCCTTGGCGATGGCCGCGCTGAGCTTCTGCACCGCGAAATCGGGCGTGCCGGTGGGGGCCAGCGCGCCCACCGTGACGGCGAAGTTGAAGCCGGGAATGATTTCGGAAATGGCCGGGATATCGGGCGCCAGGGCCGAGCGCTTGCCGGCGTTGGTGGCCAGGATCCTGGCCTGGCCCTTGTCGGCGAAGCCCGACAGCGAGGGCAGGGCGGCGAACACCACATCGACCTGATTGCCGATCATGGCCGGCACCGACTGGCCCGAGCCGCGGAACGGCACGTGACTGATGTCGAGCTTCAGCGCGATCTTCATGGCTTCCATGGTGAGATGGTGCGAGCTGCCGACGCCCGACGAGCCGTAGTTCATGACCCCCGGCTTGGCCTTCACGCGCTTCACGAAATCCTGCAGCGAGGTGATGCCGGTTTGCGTGCTGGTGGCCAGGAACAGCGGCGAGGTGGCGATCAGCGAAACCGGCACGAAGTCGCGCTTGGGGTCATAGGGCAGGTTCTTGTACAGCGACGGGTTGATGGACATCATCGAGCCGTCGGTGACCAGGTACGAATAGCCGTCGGCCGGGCTGCTGGCCAGCGCCTGCGCGGCGACGACGCCGTTGGCGCCGGGCTTGTTTTCCACCACGACGGGCTGGCCCATGCTGATCGTGAGGCCTTGCGCCACCACGCGCGCCACGGTGTCGGGCAGGCCGCCCGCGGCATAGGGAACGATGAAGCGGATGGGGCGCGACGGGAACTGCGAGGCCTGTTCGGCCTGCGCGGCGGCCGGCAGCGCAAGGCCCAGCGAAGCGCTGAGCAGCGATGCCAGGATGACGCTACAGCCCTGGCGGCGAAGTGCTGATCGATTGTGAATCATGAGTCTCTCTCCGTTTTTCTTGGCACGTTCTTTAATGGGATAGGCCTGGGCGTCGTGCGCCTTTTGCGCAACCAGCGATGTCGTGACGTGCAGCCAAATAATATTAGATAGCTAAGAATAATTCAACGAGTCGAGACGCAAGAAAATGTTTTTCAGAATGGGGATTTCCCTGCCTCTGCGGGGGGCGCGAAGCAACGCCGAAAAGCCCGCTGCAGGCTGGCTGCGCGGGCAGGGAAGGGCGGCGTCTTCAGGTCAGCCGGGCGTCAGGGCTTCACCGCGGGCTGTGTTTCGGGGGGGGCTTTCACACGTCGAAGAACACGGTTTCGTGCGGGCCTTGCAGATGAATGTCGAACTGGTAGGCGTTGCGGCCAGCATACGGCAGGCGGCGGGCGATCAGCGTGCCGCGGCGTTCCGGCGGCACGGCGGCCAGCACGGCGTCCTGGGCGTGGGCCGCCGCGTCGTCTTCAAAATAGATGCGGGTGTAGGCGTGCAGCAACATGCCGCGCATCATGACGATGACATCGATGTGCGGCGCCGACGCCGGCCCCAGGGCACCCGGCTTGATGGTCTCGACCACGAACCGCGATTGGGCATCGGTGCCGGTGCCTACGCGCGCGAATCCCTTGAACCCGCTTGCGGCAATGCCTTCCAGCGATTCGGCGTACTGCCCCGCCGCGTCGGCCTGCAGCATTTCAATGACGGCGTCGTCGACGGCCTTGCCGCTGCCGTCGTACACGCGCCCTTCGATCGTGATGGGCTGGCCGGCCGCGTGGCGCTCGGCCAGCACGGGCGTGAACAGGCTGGCGAGCTCGAAGTTGTATTGCTCGGGGCACAACCCGTACGCGAAGAACGGGCCGATGGTCTGGGAAGGCGTCTGCTTCAGGACAGGCATGGCTTACTCCGTAGGGGTCTGGCGCGCGCCGCGCAGCACGATGTCGAATTCATAGCCCAGCGCGAAACCTTCCTGGGTGGCATCCAGCGAAAAGCGCGACACCAGGCGTTCGCGCGCATCCGTGGGCGTGCCCTGGAAAATGGGATCGAGCTGCAGCAGCGGATCGCCCGGGAAATACATCTGCGTGACCAGGCGCGACCCGAAGTAGTCGCCGAACAGCGAAAAATGAATATGGTTGGGCCGCCACGCGTTGCTGTGGTTGCCCCAGGGGTAGGCGCCCGGCTTGACGGTCAGGAAGCGGTAGCGCCCTTCGTTGTCGGTCAGGCAGCGGCCCGCGCCCAGGAAATTCGGGTCGAGCGGGGCGTCGTGCTGGTCGCCCTTGTGCACGTAGCGGCCTGCCGCGTTGGCCTGCCAGATTTCCACCAGGGTGTTGCGCACCGGCCTGCCGCCTTCGTCGAGCACCCTGCCGGTGACCACGATGCGTTCGCCCAGCGGCGCGCCGTTTTTGGCGGCATTGCGCGTCAGGTCGTGGTCCAGCGGCCCCAGACAGCTGGCGCCGTAAACGGGCGCCCGGCGGTTCTTCAGCGATTCATCCAGGGGAATCAGGGGCAGCGTGGGGCTGCGCAGCACCGACGATTTGTAGTCGGGGTAGCGGTAGGGCGGGTGCGCGTCCCAGTCCCGAGGGGTAAGAATCGTGTGGCGTGGCGTGGAACCGTCCATGGGGAAACACTCCGGCTGCTCAGGATGGATTGAGCCGTCACTGTAATCGGGCTATAAAGTTATGGTAAGTGATGTTTCGTGCGTTTGAATTGCATAAAAAGTTATGGAAAATCCCTTTCAGGGCGGGCGCATCAAGCTGCGGCACATCCAGTGTTTCCTGGCGGTCGCCCAGCTGAACAACCTGCAGCGCGCCGCCGAGCGGCTGTCGATCACGCAGCCGGCGGTGTCCAAGACATTGTCCGAGCTTGAGTCCGTGCTGGGCGTGCGGCTGTTCGAGCGCGGGCGGCGCGGCGCCGAGCTGACCCGCGACGGCCGGATCTTCGCGCCCTATGCCCATACCTGCCTGGGCAGCCTGCGCGATGGCATCGGGCAGCTGGCCCATGCCGACGACGGCTCGTCGGTGACGGTGGCGCTGGGCATCCTGCCCACCGTGGCCAGCGTGCTGCTGCCCGCGGCCCTGCGGGTGTTCCGGCAGGCCTGGCCGATGGCCAGCCTGCGCGTGCACACGGGCCGCAATGCCGAACTGCTGGAAAGACTGAAGGCGGCCGATATCGAATTCGCCGTGGGCCGCCTGGGCGAGCCGGACGCGATGGCCGGCATGAGCTTCGAGCACCTGTTCCGCGAACCCCTGACGGTGGTCGTGCGGGCCGGCCATGCCCTGCTGGGCGACGGGGCGCTGGCTCCGCTGGCGCTGGCGCGCTATCCGCTGGTGGTGCCGCCCGAAGGCACGCTGATCCGCCAGTCGGCCGAAAGCGTCATCAGCGCGTTCGGCCTGCCGCGCCAGGTGGCGCGCGTGGAAAGCCTGTCGGTGTCGCTGAGCCTGGAACTGGCGCTGCGCAATGACGCGGTCTGGTTCGTGCCGTCCAGCCTGGTCGAGGAACGCGTGGCGCGCAACGAGCTGGTGCGCCTGCCCATGCCGTTCGGCGGCACCGATGAACCCATGGGCCTGCTGCGGCGCACCGACGTGGCGCAGTCGCCCGCCGCGCTGAGTCTGCTGGACGCCGTGCGCCAGGCAGGCCTGCAGCGCGAGCAGGCGCGGGTGGCGCCGGGCTAGGGCGCCGGCCCGGGCCCTGCTACGCGGCGGGCTCGCCGCTCCAGAAATCCGCTTTGGGCGGGCTGCGGTCCAGCGCGGCCAGTACTTTCAGCACGATGGCCATGCCGGTATTGCCGGCCGGAACGCCCGCGTACACCGCCGTCTGCAGCAGCACTTCGCGGATCGTGTCCAGGTCGAGCGCCGCCGCGTCGGGCGCGTCGGCCGGCGCCTGCAGGCCGCTGCGGATGTGCAGTTCGAATTCTTCCCAGCGCCCCATCGAGGCCGTGATGGCCAGCACCAGGATGCGGCGCGTGCGGGGGTCCAGCCCCGGCCGGCTCCAGATGCTGTCCCACGCGTAGCAGGTGATCATGCGCTGGAATTCCACATTCAGGGTGTTGGCGTTGCCGACCGAGCGGTCCACCCACGCGTCGCCGAGAATCCTGCGCCGGTTTGCCAGGCCGCGTTCCAGCGCGTCGTGGGGAAGGGAATCAGACATGATGGGGCTCCAGGGTAGAAGAAGGGGGCTCGGCCGCATCGAGCGTGCGCAACAGTTCCACGCAGCAGGTGGCCGAGGCGTGCACGGCGCGCTGCGGGTCGGTGGCCGCGGCCAGCGCCTGGTCGGCGGCGCGCGCCGGCTCGGGGCCGCGGGTGGTTTCGACCCAGTGCCGCAGCAAGGCCGACAGCGGCCGGCGCTGCGCCAGGGCCTGCGGCGCCAGTTGCTCGATGGCCTGCTGCGCCGCTTCGCGGCCGGCCAGCGGAGCCAGCGCATCGGTGCAGGCTTCGGAAAAAATGACTTCGCACAAGGCGTCGATGTGCGACTGCATGCGCGCCGCATCCACCTGCACGCCTTCGGCGGCCAGGCGCAGCGCGGCGGCAGCCCCGTGCACGCGGCGCCACAGCGGCGCCCAGCTCGACAGTTCGGCCTGCCATTCGCCCATGGCCCGTTCATGCGCCTGCGTCATGGCGCCGAGCAGCGACGCGGCCAGCCCGGGCACCGGCTGGGTCAGGGCGATGGCCTGCATGCAGTGCACGGAATTGCGCTTGTGGGGCATGGCGCTGGAAGTCCGGCCGCGCGGCGCCTCGGCCAGTTCCCCGACTTCGAACTGCGACATCAGCGACCAGTCGCGCGCCAGCTTGGACAGGCTGCCGGCGCACACGGACGCTTCCATGGCCAGCCGCATCCACGCGTCGCGCTGCGTATGCCAGCTTTGCCCGCTGGCCCACAGCCCCAGTTCGGCGGCCAGCACCAGCTCTACTTGCGCGGCCCGCTGGCCGATGGCGGCGCGGTTGCCCACCGCCCCGCCCAGCTGCACGCACAGCGCGTGCGGGGCCAGCGCGCGCAACTGGCTGGCGCTGCGCTGCAGGGCCGCGGCCGACTGCGCGCATTTGAAACCGAAGCTGGTGACCTGGGCCGGCTGCAGCAGGCTGCGCGCCATCATCGGCGTGGCGGCATGGGCATGCGCCAGCGCGCGCAGCGCGGCCACCAGCCCCTGCAGCTCGTCCAGCAGGGCCGCCAGCGCCGTCTTGGTAAGCATGGCATGCGCGGTGTCGACCGCGTCTTGCGTGGTGGTGCCCCAATGCAGGTAGGGCAGCGCGTCGGGGGCCTGGCCGGCCAGGAAGCCGCGGATGGGATCGACCAGCCCGATGCCGAACGCACCCGTGCGGCGCGCCCGTTCGATGAAATCGCCGCGGTCCAGCTCGACGGCCGCGCAGGCCTCGGCAATGGCGGCCGCCGCCGCGGCCGGCACCAGGCCGGCCGCGGCCTGGGCGGCGGCCAGCCCGGCCTCGAAGCGCAGCAGCGCCTCCAGCCATTGGCGGTCCGAGAACAGTTCAGTATCGCCGGCCGGATCCAGGCACTGGTCGATCAGGGACGCTGCCATCGCGGGCTTGCCGGTGTTCATACCGATGCACCGGAGACCGTGATTACGTGGCCCCACTTGCGGCTTTCTTCCTGGATCCGGCGCGCGTATTCGGCGGTGTTGCCCAGCATGGGCTCGGCGCCTTCCACCGCCAGCCTGGACTGGAAGCCGGGCGTGGCGGCAACTTTGAGTATGCGGGCCTCGAGCTGCCGCACCGCGTCGGCGGGCGCCGCCCTGGGGGCCAGGATGCCGTAGGTAAGCGTGCTTTCGAAATCGGCCAGCGCCGGCACGCCCGATTCGATCATGGTGGGCACATCGGGCATCAGCTGCATGCGTTTGGCGCTGGTGACGGCCAGGGCGCGCAACTTGCCGGACTTGACCAGCGACATGGCGGCCGGAATGACGCTGAAGCTGAAGTCGACCTGCCCGCCGGCCACATCCGCCAGCGCGGGCGCGGTGCCCTTGTAGGGCACGTGCACCGCCCGCGCGCCCAGGGTCTGCAGGAACATTTCCCCGGTCAGGTGGCCGCCGGTGCCCGTGCCGCTGGACGCGTAATCCATGTCGGACCCCTTGGCGCGCAAGGCGTCGGCCAGCTGCGCCACACTCTGTATGGGCGATTCGGCCGGCACCACCAGCAGCAGGGCCGAAGACGCGAACATGGCGACCGGCTGCAGGTCGGTCGAGGCATTGAATTTCAGGTTCTTGTACAGCACCGGGTTGATCGACACCGTGCCGGTATGGCCCAGCAAAAAGGTGTTGCTCTGCGCCGAGGCGCGCACCACCTGCTCGGTGCCCACGTTGCCGCCGGCCCCCGGCTTGTTTTCCACGATCACGTCCAGCTTGAACATTTCGTTCAGACCGTGCGCCAGCTGGCGGGCCAGCACGTCGTTGCCGCCGCCCGGCGCGAAGGGCACGATGATGCGCATGGCGGGGCTGGCGCCCTGCGCCCAGGCCGGCGCCAGCGACGCGGCGGCCAGCCCGAGCGCGGCGGCCAGCGCATGGCGGCGCGAAGGTGAAGACGGGGCGGGGCGGCTCATTGGATTTCCTTGTTCTGCGTATAGGGGGCCGGCAGGGGCCGAACAGAACATTGTCGTGCGCCGCGGCCATGGCAATACAGTATGCGCTGCTTTCATCAAATGAAAGAAAATACAGGCAATGGATATCCGCTACCTGAATCACTTCCTGAAGGTTGTCGCCGTCGGCTCGATGTCGGAAGCCGCGCGCCAGCTTGGCCTGAGCCCGGCCGCCGTGGCCCAGCAGATGCGCGCGCTCGAGCGCGAACTGGACGTTTCCCTGCTGGTGCGCCAGGGGCGCAGCGTGCGGCCCACCGCCGCCGGGCAGCGGCTGGTCGAACGCGGCCGCGCCCTGGTGCAGGACGCCGACGCGCTGCGCGACTGGGTCGCCACCGATGAAGAGGCGGGCGAGCTGCGCCTGGGCACGGTCAATACGGCGCTGCACGGTTTCCTGCCCGACATCCTGCAGGCCTTCACCGAGCGGCAGCCTCGCGTGCGCATCGCGCTGCGCATCGGCATCACGCCGGCGCTGTACAGCGCGCTGGTGCAGTCAGAGCTGGACGCAGCCCTGTGCCTGAAGCTGTCGTTCGACCTGCCCAAGACCGTCTGCTGGACGCCGCTGCGCCAGGAGCCGCTGGTGGTGCTGGCGCATGCGCGCGATGCCGGGCGCGATCCGCTCGAGCTGTTGCGCAACGAGCCGCTGGTGCGCTACGACAGGCAGCTGGCCGGCGGCAGCCTGGCGCAGCGCTACCTGCAGGCCCAGGGCATACGCCCGCACGAGCGGATCGAGCTGAATTCCGTCATGGCGATCGCTTTGCTGGTGGAACGGGGCCTGGGCGTCGGGCTGGTGCCCGATATCGGCCAGGGCCTGGCCGGCCAGCACCTGCGCAAGCTCGCCGTTCCGCCCGTGCCGGGCGAGGGCGGCGCGCTGGCGCCGCCGCCGCGCGAACTGGGCCTGCTGTGGCGCAATCCGTCGCAGCGGGGGCGCTGGGTGCGCACGCTGCTGCAGTGCGCGCAAGAGATCGTGAAGGCGCCATAGCGCGGCGCGGGGCGGTCAGTCGATGCGCACGTTGGCCTGTTGCGCCACCTTGCGCCATTTTTCGATTTCGTCGCGCAGAAAGCGGTTGAACTCGGCGGGCGTGGACCCGACCGGCGTCATGCCCAGGCCGGCCATGGTCTGCGCCACCTGCTTCGAATGAACCACCGCGGCGGCCGCATCGCGGATCGCCGCCACGGTTGCCGCCGGCGTCCTGGCGGGAGCGATCAGCCCGAACATGCTGCCCACCTCGAAGCCCGGCAGCGTTTCCGCCACCGTCGGGTACTGGGGGAACGCCGCATCGCGCTGCGGCGACGCCAGGGCAATGACTTTCAGCCGGCCGCTGCGCACCATGGGCAGCGCCGATTGCAGCACGTCGAACATCACGTCGACCTGTCCGCCGACCAAGTCGGTCTGGGCGGGGCCGCTGCCCTTGTACGGCACGTGCACGATGTCGATGCCGGCGGCCTGCTTGAACATTTCGCCCGCCAGGTGGGTAGAGGTGCCCGCGCCCGGCGAGGCGTACGTCAGCTCGCCGGGATGCCGGCGCGCCCGGGCAATGAGCTCGGCCACGGTGTTGAAGGGCGCGTCGGCGCGCGTGACCAGCACCAGCTTCGATTCGGCCAGCTGGGTAATGCCCTGCAGGTCGGCCAGCGTGTCGTATGGCATGGAGCGGCGCACGGAAGGGTTGATGGTGTACGCGCTGATCACGATGCCCATGGTGCGGCCGTCGGGCGCGGCCCGGGCGACGTGATCGGTGCCGATCAGCGTGCCGGCGCCGGGCTTGTTCTCGACGATGACGGGCTGTTTCCAGCGCGCCTGCAGTCCCTCGGCCAGCATCCGGGCCAGCGTGTCGGTGGGTCCGCCCGCGGGAAACGGCACCACCAGGTGGACCGGCCCGTCTGGAAATGCCGGCGCCGCCCAGCTCAATGGCGACACGATGGCGGCCATGCAGGCCAGGATGGCGATCAGTGTTTTTTTCATGGTTGTCTCCGTTCTTCTCCGCTTGGCGCGGATGATGTCGTTGTGCAAGGGACGGCTATTGCGCCGAGGCGGCTTCCAGGGTCGTGGTGCGGCGCAGTTCGCGCCGGGCCGCGAGATCGAAAGGCCGGCCGCGATGCAGCGTGCTGCGGTTGTCCCACATGACCAGGTCCGCCGGCCGCCAGGCATGCCGGTACACAAAGCGCGGCTGGGTGGCGTGTTCCAGCAGATCCATCAGCAGCAGGCGCCCTTCGGCGACGCTCAGTTCCAGCACGCGGCTGGCGTGGGCGCCGATGAACAGCAGCTCGCGGCCGCTGCCGGGATGGCGGCGCACCAGCGGCCACACCACCGGCGGGATGGCCTGGCGCTGCGCTTCGGAATAGTCGTCGTCGCCGAGCAGGAAGCGCGAATGCAGCGCATAGTGTTCGGCTCGCAGCTCCCGCAGGCGCTGCCGCTGCGCCGGCGGCAGGGCGTCGCAGGCGGCGCGCATGTCGGCGAATTCAGTCTCGCCGCCCGCCGCGGGCAGCACCACGGCATGCAGCATGGAATAGCGGGCGGGCGGGTTCTGGAACGAACTGTCGCTGTGCCACAGCTGGTTTGCCAGGTTGCCCACGATCTTGCGGTGATTGCGATCGGCCACCTGGCCGGTCTCGTCCACGTTGGAGATGTCCAGCAGCGCTTCGTGGGCCAGGCGGTTGGGCGCTTTTGATGCTTTTTTGAAACCCAGGTCCAGTTTTCCGAAGTTCTGGGCGAACCGGAGCTGGGCTTCCGGCGCCAGCGCCTGCCCGCGGAACACCAGCACGGCGTGTTCGTCCATGGCGGCTTCGATGGCGCGGATATCCGGGGAATCCAGGGGGGACGACAAGTCCAGGCCACCGGCCTCGGCCGCGAAGCCGGGCATGATGGGGGTAAGCGACAGCGGCATGTGTCCTCCGTTTAATGAAATTTGATTTTATTATATTTGATAAAAATCAATGCGCAAGGATTTTTCAGGCCAGATAGAATCACTTATCTGGTTGTTGATTCCACAATTTCGCGCCTGTCTGCCTGCGAACCATGAATCGGAGTGTGTTGATGCACGAAGCCCCCCAAGGGGAACCCGCCGAGGGCGAAGTCAGCGCCCTGGCGCGCGGCCTGGCGGTGCTGCGCTATATCGGCGCCAGCGACGCCGCGGCCACGCTCAAGGAAATATCCGAAGGCACGGGCATTCCCAAGCCCACCGCGTTGCGCCTGGTCGGCACGCTGCTGGCGGCCGGCCTGCTCAAGCGCGTGCCGGGCTCGGAACGCTACGCGCTGGGCCCCGGCATCATGGCGCTCAGCCATTCGTACCTGAACAAGCTGGACATGCGCGCCGAGGCGCGCGTGCACATGCGGGCGTTCGCCGAGGAAGCGGGCACCACCGTGCACCTGGGCACGCGCGACCGGCTGGAAATGGTGCTGCTTGAAACGGTGCGTCCGGTATCGGCCGCGCTGGTCATGCGCATCGGCGTGGGTGACCGGCTGGGGCTGGCCACATCGGCGTCCGGCCGGGCCTACCTGGCGGCGCTGCCCGATGACGACCGCGAGCGCCTGATCGACACCTTGCGCATCAGCATGGAAAACCGCTGGCCCGCCGTCGCGCCGCATCTGCGCCAGGCCATCGCGCAATATCGCCAGGCCGGCTATGTGGCGTCGTACGGCGACTGGCATCCCGACGTGAACGCCATTGCCGTGCCGCTGGTGATGCCCGATGGCGAAATCTATTCCCTGAACTGCGGCGGCCCCGCGTTCAAGCTGCCGCCCGAAACACTGGCCGGCGCCGTGGCGCAGCGCCTGCTCGCGTGCGTGCAGGCCATCATGGCGGACACCGGCGCCACGCTGCCGCGCGCATCGTAGGGCGCCAGCGCGGCCCCGCGCCGCGACAGGCGAACGGTTTCGTCGAGTGAATGGGCCTTTTCGTCGAAAAGGCCTTGTTCCGCAAGACCCCAAACAACATAATCGGGGCGCGATGGCACTTCCCGACTCCCCCTCCGCCCTGTTCAGTTCAGCCAGCCAGGAGCTCAGCCGAGGCGAGTCTTCGGTGGGCTTCTGGCGCGCCCAGGTGCTGGGCTGGCTGTTCCTGGCGATTATCGGCTTCTGCATCCGCCTGGCCGTGTTCGGCAGCCCCGAGGCGGCATTCTGGCTGACCCTCAGCCTGGAGCCGCTGGCTTTCCTGCTGACCAGCGCGGCAGCCATGTGGCACGGGCGCGGCGCGCCCAACAAGCATTCGCCCCTGCTGGTGCTGGCCTGTTCGGTGTTGCTGTGCGTGGCGGCATCGGTCCTGCTGGCCTCGATTGCCTACGCCATCCATCAATTGTTCCCGCCCCAAAGCCTGCGGGTGATGCCCGGGAACCAGTATCGCCTGGGGTTTCTTTACTACATGGGCATACTGTCCATCTGGACGCTGGTGTATTTCGGCGTGGCGGCCGAGCTTGCCGCGCGCACCGAGCGCATTTCCAAGATGAAGGCCGAAACGCACGCCCTGCGCCTGGAACTGGAGCACCTGCAGTCGCAGATAGAACCGCATTTCCTGTTCAATGCGCTTAACACCATCGTGGCCGAAATCGAAGCGCGCCCCGCCATCGCCGAAGAAATGACGCGCCGGCTGGCCGACTACCTGCGCTATTCGCTCGACCGCCGCGGGCAGGGCTTGTGCCGGCTGGACGAGGAAATCGAAGCCGCCGAGGCCTATGTGCGCATCCAGGCCCTGCGTTTTGACCGGCAGCTCGAATACCGCTGCCACATCGACCCGGCCTCGCTTGGGTGGCTGATCCCGCACATGACGCTGCAGGGGCTGGTGGAAAACGCCATCAAGCACGGCATGCGCTCGGACAGCGAATCCTTCCTGATCAATCTGCACACGCGGCGCCAGGACGACGAACTGGTCATCGCCGTGGACAACCCGGGCCAGCTGCGCGCGCCGTACGACCTGGCGAAAGGCGGGGGCGGGCTGGGCAATCTGTGCCGCCGCCTGGCCCTGTGCTACCCGGGCCGCTACGAATTTTCGCTGCACCAGCAAGGCGACCGGATCGTGGCCGAGATCCGGCTGCGCGGCGATCCGGTGGCGCGCTAGCGTGCGTCCGCGTGGGCGGCCCGTTCAGCCTGCGCGCTTCGCGGGCGGCGCGGATATCGCGCCGGGCGTGCGGGAAAACCGCGGCGAGGGCGCGGGGTGCAGCACTTGATCGATGCGTTCGAAACTGGAGCGCGCCACGAAGTGCGGATGCCGCGGCACTTCCGACAGCGACAGCACCGGAGTGACGCACGCTTCGGTATCCTGGAACACTCCGGCCCAGTGATCCCGCGTATGCCCGGCGAAGATGCCGGCCAGCCTGGCGCGCATGCCGGGCCAGCTGGCCTGGTCGTGCTGGCCGGGCAGCGATCCGGGGTCCAGGCCCAGGCCCGCGAGCAGCGCGGCATAGAAGCGCGGTTCGATGGCGCCCACCGCGACCGCCTTGCCGTCAGAGGTGGCGTAAGTCGTATAGAAAGGCGCGCCGCCGTCCAGCAGGTTGCTGGCCCGGCGGTCGCGCCATTGTCCGCACTGCCAGCGGCCCAGGATGGGCGCCAGCATCGACAGCGCGCCGTCGACCATGGCCGCGTCGACGATCTGGCCCTTGCCGCTTTGCCGCGCTTCCAGCAGCGCGGCCAGCACGCCCGTCAGCAGCAGCATGCCGCCCGCGCCGAAATCCCCGATCAGGTTCAGCGGAACCGCGGGCGGGCCGGCCTCGGGCCCGATGCCATGAAGCACGCCGCTGGCGGCCAGATAGTTGATGTCGTGGCCCACTGCCTGGGCCAGGGGGCCGGTCTGGCCCCATCCGGTGACGCGCCCGTACACCAGGGCGGCATTGCGCGCCCAGCAGGCGTCCGGCCCCAGGCCCAGGCGCTCCATGACGCCCGGGCGCAGGCCTTCCAGCAGGACATCCGCATCCGCCACCAGGTCCAGCACCGCCTGCCGGCCTGCTTCGGTCTTGAGGTCGGCGGCCACCGCCTGCTTGCCGCGCGCGGTCAGTTCGAAGCGCGCGTCGCGCGGGATGCCCATGTCGGCGGGCGTCGGCCTTTCGATGCGAATGACGGTGGCGCCCATGTCCGCAAGCATCATCCCTGCCCAGGGAACCGGGCCAGGCGTTTCCAGCTCCAGCACGCGAAATCCGGCCAGCGGGCCTTTCATGGCGCCTCGCCGAAGTCTATGAGGGTTCTGCCGCTGGTGGCGCCCTGCAGCTGCCGGTCGGCGTGCGCGGGCAGCTCGTCCAGCGCGATCGTGTGAACGTGCGGCGCCAGCGCCTCGAAGCCGGGCGCCCACTCGGCGGCCAGTTTCTGCCACAGGCGCTTGCGCTGGGGCCAGCCGGCGTTGGCCACGATGCCGAACAGATGCACCCGGCGCATGATGAACGGCAGCACGCTGCCGTCGTAGCTGTTCCCGCCGGCATTGCCCACGGAAGCCACCAGGCCTTCGTCTTTCATCGAGCG is from Bordetella petrii and encodes:
- a CDS encoding tripartite tricarboxylate transporter substrate binding protein, which produces MKKTLIAILACMAAIVSPLSWAAPAFPDGPVHLVVPFPAGGPTDTLARMLAEGLQARWKQPVIVENKPGAGTLIGTDHVARAAPDGRTMGIVISAYTINPSVRRSMPYDTLADLQGITQLAESKLVLVTRADAPFNTVAELIARARRHPGELTYASPGAGTSTHLAGEMFKQAAGIDIVHVPYKGSGPAQTDLVGGQVDVMFDVLQSALPMVRSGRLKVIALASPQRDAAFPQYPTVAETLPGFEVGSMFGLIAPARTPAATVAAIRDAAAAVVHSKQVAQTMAGLGMTPVGSTPAEFNRFLRDEIEKWRKVAQQANVRID
- a CDS encoding CaiB/BaiF CoA transferase family protein; translated protein: MKGPLAGFRVLELETPGPVPWAGMMLADMGATVIRIERPTPADMGIPRDARFELTARGKQAVAADLKTEAGRQAVLDLVADADVLLEGLRPGVMERLGLGPDACWARNAALVYGRVTGWGQTGPLAQAVGHDINYLAASGVLHGIGPEAGPPAVPLNLIGDFGAGGMLLLTGVLAALLEARQSGKGQIVDAAMVDGALSMLAPILGRWQCGQWRDRRASNLLDGGAPFYTTYATSDGKAVAVGAIEPRFYAALLAGLGLDPGSLPGQHDQASWPGMRARLAGIFAGHTRDHWAGVFQDTEACVTPVLSLSEVPRHPHFVARSSFERIDQVLHPAPSPRFSRTPGAISAPPAKRAG
- a CDS encoding LysR family transcriptional regulator translates to MDIRYLNHFLKVVAVGSMSEAARQLGLSPAAVAQQMRALERELDVSLLVRQGRSVRPTAAGQRLVERGRALVQDADALRDWVATDEEAGELRLGTVNTALHGFLPDILQAFTERQPRVRIALRIGITPALYSALVQSELDAALCLKLSFDLPKTVCWTPLRQEPLVVLAHARDAGRDPLELLRNEPLVRYDRQLAGGSLAQRYLQAQGIRPHERIELNSVMAIALLVERGLGVGLVPDIGQGLAGQHLRKLAVPPVPGEGGALAPPPRELGLLWRNPSQRGRWVRTLLQCAQEIVKAP
- a CDS encoding TauD/TfdA dioxygenase family protein — translated: MPLSLTPIMPGFAAEAGGLDLSSPLDSPDIRAIEAAMDEHAVLVFRGQALAPEAQLRFAQNFGKLDLGFKKASKAPNRLAHEALLDISNVDETGQVADRNHRKIVGNLANQLWHSDSSFQNPPARYSMLHAVVLPAAGGETEFADMRAACDALPPAQRQRLRELRAEHYALHSRFLLGDDDYSEAQRQAIPPVVWPLVRRHPGSGRELLFIGAHASRVLELSVAEGRLLLMDLLEHATQPRFVYRHAWRPADLVMWDNRSTLHRGRPFDLAARRELRRTTTLEAASAQ
- a CDS encoding sensor histidine kinase, translating into MALPDSPSALFSSASQELSRGESSVGFWRAQVLGWLFLAIIGFCIRLAVFGSPEAAFWLTLSLEPLAFLLTSAAAMWHGRGAPNKHSPLLVLACSVLLCVAASVLLASIAYAIHQLFPPQSLRVMPGNQYRLGFLYYMGILSIWTLVYFGVAAELAARTERISKMKAETHALRLELEHLQSQIEPHFLFNALNTIVAEIEARPAIAEEMTRRLADYLRYSLDRRGQGLCRLDEEIEAAEAYVRIQALRFDRQLEYRCHIDPASLGWLIPHMTLQGLVENAIKHGMRSDSESFLINLHTRRQDDELVIAVDNPGQLRAPYDLAKGGGGLGNLCRRLALCYPGRYEFSLHQQGDRIVAEIRLRGDPVAR
- a CDS encoding IclR family transcriptional regulator, which translates into the protein MHEAPQGEPAEGEVSALARGLAVLRYIGASDAAATLKEISEGTGIPKPTALRLVGTLLAAGLLKRVPGSERYALGPGIMALSHSYLNKLDMRAEARVHMRAFAEEAGTTVHLGTRDRLEMVLLETVRPVSAALVMRIGVGDRLGLATSASGRAYLAALPDDDRERLIDTLRISMENRWPAVAPHLRQAIAQYRQAGYVASYGDWHPDVNAIAVPLVMPDGEIYSLNCGGPAFKLPPETLAGAVAQRLLACVQAIMADTGATLPRAS